In Virgibacillus sp. NKC19-16, a single genomic region encodes these proteins:
- the addB gene encoding helicase-exonuclease AddAB subunit AddB — protein MGIRFLLGRAGTGKSGRSLDEIKEKLLDDPQGPKLFYIVPDQMTFQQEYALFNDKDIKGSIRGQVVSFSRLAWRVLQETGGGTRQFISSVGIQMMLRKIIEERQGDWRVFQKAMEKQGFLDQLENMITEFKRYEVTPDDLQTQIHQIKQYVHKEPGEEALAAKLEDLAYIYEKLIYALEGNYIDSEDQLQLLTNKIQESTLLEDAEIYFDGFHRFTPKELTVVEALMKKCRRVTVTLTVDHQQDTEVSELDLFYQTTETYHVLQEIARNNQINIEETVELDPANGRFKDRPYLAHLESNFDVRPALTFDGEAPLNIAEAVHPRAEVEGAAQEIIRLVREENYRFQDIAVFIRETGTYHDLIDTIFSDHDIPVFIDEKRTMLNHALIEFIRSALDVVEGNWRYDAVFRLLKTGFIPSSNPDFPLTNDAIDELENYVLEYGIRSRSSWTGDKEWVFQRFRGFDQAAQTDSEKEIQQRINKYRYQVARALKPFDEQIRNARTVQELCEITYTLLEDLDVPKRLEQTREIYDDRGEIEKGREQEQVWNAVIQLFDEMVEIAGEESMTLSTLRTTLDAGFETLKFAHVPPTIDHVIVGTIDRSRISGIKCAFLLGVNDGVWPMKPAADGMINEQERELLAGHGMQLASSSKQQLLDDWFYMYIAFTAAKDRIWVSYPLSDEEGKSKMPSQLIKRIEDLFPACCDHILLQDPDELAEADRFITTPLKTRSALTAQLARIRKGYPVGPIWWNVLNWYMDHHPRFGTTHTILQSLYYQNKPINLSSETVEELYPQQVKASVSRLESYYRCSYQHFAKYSLNLDERKIYKLDAPDIGQLFHEALRTITEWIQADGKEFGQLSKKDTDVYAQKAVVNLAPILQHQILHSSNRYKYIQKKLQDVIARAAFVLSEQARRSNFSPVGLELGFGKGQTLPPLTLGLENGYELMLRGRIDRVDKAVNEEDLFLRIIDYKSSAKGLNLIEVYYGLALQMLAYLDVVLSNSEQWLGTRATPAGVLYFHVHNPMISKNEKVNDEALEQEIFRKYKMQGMLLSDEEMVRQMDTSLESGSSQVVPAGVKKNGGFYSYSKIADYDTFTSLQNHIHQMMMQAGIDMTEGGVHLNPYQHKQEIACTYCPFHSLCQFDPILETNNYRKLTDMKDEDILERLRKGEGK, from the coding sequence ATGGGAATCCGATTTTTGTTGGGAAGAGCCGGTACAGGAAAAAGCGGCAGGTCCCTTGATGAAATAAAAGAAAAACTGCTGGATGACCCACAAGGTCCCAAGCTTTTTTATATTGTTCCAGATCAAATGACATTTCAGCAGGAATATGCCCTGTTCAATGATAAGGATATAAAGGGAAGCATCCGCGGGCAAGTTGTTAGTTTCTCCAGGTTGGCATGGCGGGTACTCCAGGAAACCGGCGGCGGAACCAGGCAATTCATTAGCTCGGTCGGTATTCAAATGATGCTCAGGAAAATTATTGAGGAAAGACAGGGGGACTGGCGCGTTTTTCAAAAGGCGATGGAGAAGCAAGGATTCCTCGATCAATTGGAGAACATGATTACCGAATTCAAACGATATGAAGTCACGCCAGACGATCTCCAAACACAAATACACCAAATAAAGCAGTATGTACATAAAGAGCCTGGTGAAGAGGCATTAGCTGCAAAGTTGGAAGATTTAGCTTACATCTATGAAAAATTGATATACGCACTTGAAGGTAATTATATTGACTCTGAAGACCAATTACAGTTACTGACAAATAAGATTCAGGAATCAACGTTACTAGAGGATGCAGAAATATATTTTGATGGGTTTCACCGATTTACTCCGAAAGAGCTAACGGTAGTAGAAGCATTAATGAAAAAATGCAGACGTGTAACGGTTACGCTGACAGTTGATCATCAACAAGATACAGAGGTTTCCGAACTGGATCTGTTTTATCAAACAACAGAAACCTATCATGTCCTGCAGGAAATTGCCCGTAACAACCAAATTAATATTGAAGAAACAGTTGAATTGGATCCAGCGAACGGCAGATTCAAGGACCGACCGTATCTGGCTCATTTGGAAAGTAATTTTGATGTCAGACCTGCACTAACTTTTGACGGGGAAGCACCCTTGAATATTGCCGAGGCTGTTCATCCCCGCGCGGAGGTCGAAGGAGCCGCACAGGAAATTATCCGTCTCGTTCGTGAAGAGAACTATCGATTTCAGGACATCGCTGTATTTATAAGAGAGACAGGTACATACCATGATTTGATTGATACGATATTTAGTGATCATGATATCCCTGTGTTTATTGATGAAAAACGAACGATGCTCAATCATGCATTAATCGAATTTATTCGTTCTGCATTGGATGTTGTCGAAGGGAATTGGCGCTATGATGCTGTTTTTCGTCTGTTGAAGACCGGATTCATTCCATCGTCAAACCCCGATTTTCCATTAACGAATGATGCCATTGATGAATTGGAAAATTACGTACTTGAATATGGTATTCGTTCCAGATCGAGCTGGACTGGCGACAAGGAGTGGGTTTTCCAGCGTTTCCGAGGCTTTGATCAGGCAGCACAAACCGATTCAGAAAAAGAAATACAACAACGAATAAACAAGTACCGATATCAAGTCGCACGAGCATTAAAACCTTTTGATGAGCAAATAAGAAATGCTCGTACAGTGCAGGAATTATGTGAGATAACCTATACGTTATTGGAAGATCTCGATGTACCAAAGCGCTTAGAGCAGACACGCGAGATATACGATGATCGAGGAGAAATAGAAAAAGGCAGGGAACAGGAACAAGTATGGAATGCGGTTATTCAGTTATTTGATGAAATGGTTGAAATAGCCGGCGAAGAAAGCATGACCTTATCGACACTTCGAACAACCTTGGATGCTGGTTTTGAGACATTGAAATTTGCCCATGTTCCACCAACTATTGACCATGTGATTGTTGGTACAATTGACCGTTCGAGAATTAGCGGAATTAAATGTGCATTTTTGCTAGGGGTCAATGATGGCGTTTGGCCAATGAAGCCGGCTGCGGATGGAATGATTAATGAGCAGGAAAGAGAATTACTGGCCGGACATGGGATGCAACTGGCTAGTAGCAGCAAGCAACAATTACTGGACGACTGGTTTTATATGTATATTGCCTTTACAGCGGCAAAAGATAGGATTTGGGTGAGCTATCCATTAAGTGATGAAGAGGGTAAATCGAAAATGCCGTCACAGCTCATTAAACGAATCGAAGACTTATTTCCAGCATGCTGTGATCATATTTTACTACAGGATCCGGATGAATTGGCAGAAGCAGATCGTTTTATTACTACTCCGTTGAAAACAAGATCAGCGTTAACAGCTCAATTAGCACGAATAAGAAAAGGGTACCCTGTAGGGCCAATTTGGTGGAATGTACTGAATTGGTATATGGACCATCATCCGAGGTTTGGTACAACACACACTATTTTGCAAAGCTTATATTATCAAAATAAACCTATAAACCTATCTTCTGAAACGGTGGAAGAATTATATCCACAACAGGTAAAAGCGAGCGTGTCCAGATTGGAATCCTATTATCGCTGCTCGTATCAGCATTTTGCAAAATACAGTTTAAATCTGGATGAACGAAAAATATATAAACTGGATGCACCTGACATCGGACAGCTTTTCCATGAAGCACTGAGAACAATTACAGAGTGGATACAAGCTGATGGGAAAGAATTTGGGCAACTATCGAAGAAAGATACAGATGTATATGCGCAAAAAGCGGTAGTTAATTTGGCACCTATCCTGCAACATCAAATATTGCACAGTTCAAACCGTTATAAATATATTCAGAAGAAATTACAGGATGTTATCGCAAGGGCGGCTTTTGTGTTAAGTGAACAAGCTAGAAGGAGTAACTTCTCACCTGTTGGACTGGAACTTGGATTCGGGAAGGGCCAAACACTCCCACCACTTACCCTTGGCTTAGAAAATGGATATGAACTCATGCTCCGCGGGCGAATTGATCGTGTGGATAAAGCAGTTAATGAAGAGGATTTATTCCTTCGAATTATTGATTATAAATCGAGTGCAAAAGGTTTGAACCTTATCGAGGTTTATTATGGACTGGCATTACAAATGCTGGCGTATCTGGATGTTGTACTCTCCAATTCCGAGCAATGGCTTGGGACAAGAGCTACACCAGCAGGGGTGCTTTATTTCCACGTACACAATCCGATGATCTCTAAAAATGAAAAAGTGAATGATGAAGCCCTTGAACAGGAAATTTTCCGGAAGTATAAAATGCAGGGGATGCTTCTGTCGGATGAAGAAATGGTGAGGCAGATGGACACATCCCTAGAATCAGGCTCAAGTCAGGTTGTTCCAGCGGGAGTTAAAAAGAATGGCGGTTTTTACAGTTATTCCAAAATAGCGGATTATGATACTTTTACAAGCCTGCAGAACCATATTCATCAAATGATGATGCAGGCAGGTATTGATATGACAGAGGGCGGCGTACACTTAAATCCCTATCAGCATAAACAAGAAATTGCTTGTACGTATTGCCCGTTCCATTCACTTTGCCAATTTGATCCGATCTTAGAAACGAACAATTATCGAAAA